The nucleotide sequence TATTCTTTCCGAAATATTATCAGCTTTATAGCATTGTATAAAATCCTCTAGATGCTCAAATTTTAATGGATTCTTTTTAGGAGTGTGCCTAATATTTGTTCGGTAATCGTAAATCCAAACTTCTTTCGTTGCGGGAGTATTTGATTCTGATTCTTTTTGGAAAAATAACACATTTGATTTCACACCTTGAGCATAGAAAATACCTGTAGGTAGCCTAAGTATTGTATGTAAATTTGTATTTTCAAGAAGCTTTTTCCTGATGGTTTCACCAGCTCCTCCTTCAAACAATACATTGTCAGGTAAAACAACCGCTGCTCTTCCGTGATCTTTCAACATTGTTGCTATGTGTTGTAAGAAAGAAAGTTGTTTGTTGCTTGTGGTCACCCAGAAGTCCTTTCTTAAGAAATAGCCATCCTTTTCTGCTTGTTTTTTATCAGTAGTTGGTATATCGCTACTACTTATCCCAAAGGGAGGATTAGCGAGTACTATGTCTACTTTTCCTGATTCAGAAACCTCTCCATCAGCCCTTTTCAAACTATCCGTAACTTCTATTTCAGGGGTTTCTTTTAAATCGCCTACACCATGTAGGAAGAGATTCATCAAGCAAAGTCGAGCTGTAGCTTTCTCAATTTCCCAACCTTTAAATGTATGAAACTTCAAAAATTCCTGCTGAGGTTTGGTTAGTTTAGTTTTTCCTAAATGATTCAGAACTCCTAAGAAGAAACCACCTGTACCACATGAAGGATCTGCAACCGTTTCTTTAGGTTTAGGCTGTATACATTCAACCATTGTATTAATTACCGATCTTGGTGTAAAATATTGACCAGCTCCGCTGTTTTCAGCATTCTTTTGTAATAGGGATTCGTAAATTTCCCCTTTTACATCTATTTCCTGTGATGTCCAATCTTCTTCATCAATTAGATTGATTAATCTCTTAAGCTTAACGGAATCGTGTATTTTGTTTAATGCTCCGGCAAATATTTTGCTTAGCATCCCACCCGAATTCAAAAGCTTTTTTAATATTGATTCGTAAGTTTCAATGATTTGGTTAGATGATTTTAATTCTTGCCAGTCACATCCATCAGGAATTTGATACTGGCTTTTGTTTTCATCTGCCATTTTAAGAAACAGCAAATAAGTAAGTTGTTCCAAGTAATCTCCATATCCTAATCCGTCATCACGAAGAGTGTCACAGAATGACCAGATTTTTGCTACTAATATGTTTGTTGATGCCATTATTTCTCAATTTATTATACTAATACTCGTTCTACATCC is from Flavobacterium dauae and encodes:
- a CDS encoding type I restriction-modification system subunit M, with translation MASTNILVAKIWSFCDTLRDDGLGYGDYLEQLTYLLFLKMADENKSQYQIPDGCDWQELKSSNQIIETYESILKKLLNSGGMLSKIFAGALNKIHDSVKLKRLINLIDEEDWTSQEIDVKGEIYESLLQKNAENSGAGQYFTPRSVINTMVECIQPKPKETVADPSCGTGGFFLGVLNHLGKTKLTKPQQEFLKFHTFKGWEIEKATARLCLMNLFLHGVGDLKETPEIEVTDSLKRADGEVSESGKVDIVLANPPFGISSSDIPTTDKKQAEKDGYFLRKDFWVTTSNKQLSFLQHIATMLKDHGRAAVVLPDNVLFEGGAGETIRKKLLENTNLHTILRLPTGIFYAQGVKSNVLFFQKESESNTPATKEVWIYDYRTNIRHTPKKNPLKFEHLEDFIQCYKADNISERIETWDEENETGRWRKYSYEDIIERDKTNLDIFWLKDDNLIDLDNLPDPEVLIDDIIENIESALANFRTVKDSLN